In a genomic window of Streptomyces sp. NBC_01231:
- a CDS encoding LysR family transcriptional regulator — protein MDLALLRTFVTVHRAGSFTRAAALLGLSQPAVTSQIRTLERQLGRPLFLRQARGVTPTTIGDELAHKAAPHLDALVEITETGLDDESSLRTLHLVGPPEFTAERALPALTALTGEDGQGFALRTSFGNAEDAMEGLAAGHHDLAISTARPRGGLLTATPLCDEEHVLVAAPRWVELLSSGKPGRRGARALESVPVVEVHESLPFVSRYWASIFDSRPAAPGSVIVPDLRAALACAAAGAGLAVLPRYLCAAALRRGDVVALHDPPVPPLRTYFLSVRTGTLAMPHIARAHEWLLRAAGDWC, from the coding sequence ATGGATCTGGCCTTGCTGCGCACCTTTGTGACGGTGCACCGGGCCGGTTCCTTCACCCGCGCCGCCGCTCTGCTCGGACTGTCCCAGCCGGCCGTCACCTCGCAGATCCGTACGCTGGAGCGCCAGCTAGGACGCCCGCTGTTCCTACGGCAGGCCCGTGGAGTGACCCCGACGACCATCGGGGACGAACTGGCCCACAAGGCGGCCCCGCACCTCGACGCCCTGGTGGAGATCACCGAGACCGGTCTCGACGACGAGTCATCCCTGCGCACCCTGCATCTCGTCGGCCCTCCCGAGTTCACCGCTGAGCGGGCGTTACCGGCGCTCACCGCACTGACCGGCGAGGACGGCCAGGGCTTCGCGCTGCGCACCTCTTTCGGAAATGCCGAGGATGCCATGGAGGGGCTGGCCGCCGGACATCATGATCTGGCCATCAGTACGGCCCGTCCGCGCGGCGGCCTGCTCACGGCGACTCCGCTCTGCGACGAGGAACACGTCCTGGTCGCCGCTCCGCGGTGGGTCGAACTACTCAGCTCCGGGAAACCCGGCCGCAGAGGAGCACGAGCGCTGGAGAGCGTCCCCGTGGTCGAGGTGCACGAGTCGCTGCCTTTCGTCTCCCGCTACTGGGCCTCCATCTTCGACTCCCGCCCCGCTGCCCCGGGCAGCGTGATCGTCCCGGACCTGCGTGCGGCTCTGGCGTGCGCGGCCGCGGGCGCCGGGCTCGCCGTGCTGCCTCGTTATCTGTGCGCGGCCGCTCTGCGACGCGGTGACGTCGTCGCGCTGCACGATCCCCCGGTGCCACCTCTGCGCACGTACTTCCTGTCGGTGCGGACGGGAACGCTCGCCATGCCGCATATCGCACGGGCACACGAGTGGCTTCTGCGCGCGGCCGGCGACTGGTGCTGA
- a CDS encoding NUDIX hydrolase: MTVRPVVKRTARAILLDGDDLILIKRTKPGTDPYWLTPGGGVEPDDPTVVDALHREVYEELGAKVTDVVPCFVDTVEHIGEDSGATGVKVQHFFVCHLESMDPALRHGPEVDEPIGEYEIVRVPFTRIGIASVHLVPLSLRHYLDGNIEGVRAMHAPDLG, encoded by the coding sequence ATGACCGTCCGACCCGTGGTCAAGCGCACCGCACGCGCCATCCTGCTGGATGGTGACGACCTGATCCTGATCAAGCGCACCAAGCCTGGCACGGATCCCTACTGGCTCACTCCCGGCGGCGGGGTCGAGCCGGACGACCCGACCGTGGTCGACGCCCTCCACCGCGAGGTGTACGAGGAACTCGGCGCCAAGGTCACCGACGTGGTGCCGTGCTTCGTCGACACCGTCGAGCACATCGGTGAGGACAGCGGCGCCACCGGCGTGAAGGTGCAGCACTTCTTCGTCTGCCACCTCGAATCAATGGATCCGGCTCTGCGCCACGGCCCCGAGGTGGACGAGCCCATCGGCGAGTACGAGATCGTACGAGTGCCCTTCACCCGGATCGGCATCGCCTCCGTCCATCTCGTGCCGTTGTCCCTTCGGCACTATCTGGACGGCAATATCGAGGGCGTACGCGCCATGCATGCACCGGACCTGGGGTGA
- a CDS encoding FAD-binding oxidoreductase — protein sequence MDAPTTTSADNGTSGGGGGWFTPHKQPTAPPGGEREAAEGSRLAAMRPVGRTTAGTGTTPPPEGSTPPTTADDTQWPDSPAAEDGPSSSPADDIPPPLTVGEPALTGAVRLQEAAPEAPSISSRAFAPATAPAPSAAPSARAELGVASPTEAPSTGQRVPEQRPVPTRNASPDAALIRGTMAEIGPVADKVTSYFYALLFVRHPDLRPLFPAAMDTQRDRLLKALLTAAEHIDNTEVLVDYLQNLGRGHRKYGTQAEHYPAVGECLIGALSKYASGWDTETEAAWVRAYTTISQVMIDAAAADELRAPPWWHAEVVSHDLRTPDVAVVTVRPDQPYPFLAGQYTSLETPWWPRIWRHYSFASAPRSDGLLSFHVKAVPAGWVSNALVHRARPGDIIRLGPPAGSMTVDHTSDSGLLCLGGGTGIAPIKALVEDLAEHGERRPVEVFYGARTNHDLYDIDTMLRLQQSHHWLSVRAVVDQQAHLQLPDAIREYGPWNEYDVYLSGPPGMIRSGVSALKDIGIPFERIRHDSLEELVAAQ from the coding sequence ATGGACGCTCCGACCACCACGTCGGCCGACAACGGCACGTCCGGCGGCGGAGGCGGCTGGTTCACGCCGCACAAGCAGCCGACGGCGCCTCCTGGCGGCGAACGGGAGGCAGCCGAGGGCAGCCGCCTGGCGGCGATGCGCCCGGTGGGCAGGACCACGGCAGGAACCGGCACGACCCCTCCACCGGAGGGATCCACCCCGCCCACCACGGCCGACGACACGCAGTGGCCGGACTCGCCGGCCGCCGAGGACGGACCGTCCTCCTCGCCGGCGGACGACATACCGCCGCCCCTGACAGTCGGCGAACCGGCCTTGACAGGGGCCGTCCGGCTACAGGAAGCCGCGCCCGAGGCCCCTTCGATATCGTCCCGCGCTTTCGCCCCCGCCACGGCCCCCGCCCCGAGCGCGGCGCCCTCCGCCAGAGCCGAGCTCGGTGTGGCCTCACCCACCGAAGCCCCGTCCACCGGACAGCGTGTCCCCGAGCAGCGGCCCGTCCCCACCCGGAACGCCTCTCCGGACGCTGCCCTCATCCGCGGGACCATGGCCGAGATCGGCCCAGTCGCCGACAAGGTCACGTCGTACTTCTACGCGCTTCTCTTCGTGCGCCACCCCGACCTGCGGCCGCTGTTCCCGGCGGCGATGGACACCCAGCGGGACCGTCTGCTGAAGGCCCTGCTCACCGCGGCCGAGCACATCGACAACACCGAAGTCCTCGTCGACTACCTGCAGAATCTCGGCCGCGGCCACCGCAAGTACGGCACTCAGGCTGAGCATTATCCGGCGGTCGGCGAATGCCTGATCGGCGCGCTGAGCAAATACGCCTCGGGGTGGGACACGGAAACGGAAGCCGCCTGGGTCCGCGCGTACACGACGATCTCGCAGGTCATGATCGACGCTGCGGCCGCGGATGAACTGCGCGCCCCGCCTTGGTGGCACGCGGAGGTCGTCTCTCACGACCTCAGAACACCGGACGTCGCAGTCGTCACCGTCCGTCCCGACCAGCCCTACCCCTTCCTCGCCGGGCAGTACACGAGCCTGGAGACACCGTGGTGGCCCCGGATCTGGCGGCACTACTCCTTCGCCTCCGCACCCCGCTCAGACGGCCTGCTGTCGTTCCATGTGAAGGCCGTCCCGGCGGGCTGGGTCTCCAACGCCCTGGTGCACCGCGCCCGTCCCGGTGACATCATCCGGCTCGGACCGCCGGCAGGTTCGATGACCGTGGACCACACCTCCGACAGCGGGCTGCTCTGCCTGGGCGGCGGCACCGGCATAGCGCCCATCAAGGCACTCGTGGAGGACCTCGCCGAGCACGGGGAGCGGCGACCGGTCGAGGTGTTCTACGGCGCTCGTACCAACCACGACCTCTACGACATCGACACGATGCTCAGACTTCAGCAGTCCCACCACTGGCTCTCGGTCCGTGCGGTCGTCGACCAGCAGGCGCATCTGCAGCTCCCCGACGCCATACGCGAATACGGCCCGTGGAACGAGTACGACGTCTACCTGTCGGGCCCGCCCGGCATGATCCGCAGTGGGGTGAGCGCGCTCAAGGACATCGGTATCCCGTTCGAGCGCATACGCCACGACTCGTTGGAAGAGCTCGTAGCCGCTCAGTGA
- a CDS encoding haloacid dehalogenase-like hydrolase, with protein MARLHLFDLDGTLLHGTTAPVEISRQLGLEAEAVALDQAIGAGLIGPPEYAAEVYALWAELTEAHVVAAFDGAPWLARIREVWAEIREVGDYCAVVSLSPSFFVERLIDWGAHAAHGSLFPAVPFIEPVDPAGVLSAAAKVRIADRLCEEFAVTRADCVAYGDSLSDRDLFDVVPVSVAVNADRHLSGRATHSYAGRDLWEAYELVRLAR; from the coding sequence ATGGCGAGACTTCATCTCTTCGACCTCGACGGCACGTTGTTGCACGGAACCACGGCGCCTGTGGAGATTTCCCGGCAACTCGGTCTGGAAGCCGAGGCAGTGGCGCTCGACCAAGCCATCGGGGCGGGCCTGATAGGGCCGCCCGAGTACGCGGCAGAGGTGTACGCGCTCTGGGCCGAGCTCACTGAGGCGCATGTGGTGGCGGCCTTCGACGGCGCACCGTGGCTGGCTCGGATCCGCGAGGTCTGGGCGGAGATCAGAGAGGTGGGCGATTACTGTGCCGTCGTCTCGCTCTCCCCGTCCTTCTTCGTGGAGCGGCTCATTGACTGGGGTGCGCACGCGGCGCACGGTTCGCTTTTTCCCGCAGTGCCCTTCATCGAGCCGGTAGACCCTGCAGGAGTCCTCAGCGCAGCGGCCAAGGTGCGGATCGCCGACCGGCTGTGTGAGGAATTCGCAGTCACACGGGCAGACTGCGTCGCGTACGGCGACTCGCTCTCCGACAGGGACCTGTTCGATGTGGTGCCCGTCTCCGTCGCGGTCAATGCGGACCGCCATCTGTCCGGTCGCGCGACCCATTCCTACGCAGGGAGGGATCTGTGGGAAGCCTACGAATTGGTACGGCTCGCCCGGTAA
- a CDS encoding GNAT family N-acetyltransferase: MPTPSLSALPIRRLTLRDHSSCADLSEDRGWPREEHKWGFLLTAGTGYGIDDPEGGLVAACVVTEYGLRDRPDLGAIGMVLVAERHARQGVGRRLMRHIVSVMGTTPLTLHATPNGRPLYEEIGFKVTGRAEMLCGHFTPGGTDPGVATRPATAEDLTGILRLDEEVFGADRTHIITRLPAFADQLRVAEEDGRVIGYAGAWPNMDTQVVGPLIARDTRTAKALLASLAAHSDRPLRTDIDVRHEELLAWAKERGLMSVAFNAVMAYGIAELPGDWSRRFAPLTVAAG; this comes from the coding sequence GTGCCGACTCCTTCCCTCAGCGCTCTGCCCATCCGCCGTCTGACGCTTCGTGATCACAGCTCCTGCGCCGACTTGTCCGAGGACCGGGGGTGGCCACGCGAAGAACACAAGTGGGGCTTCCTCCTCACCGCCGGGACGGGCTACGGCATCGACGACCCCGAAGGCGGGCTCGTCGCCGCATGTGTCGTCACCGAGTACGGCCTGCGGGACCGCCCCGACCTCGGGGCCATCGGAATGGTCCTGGTCGCCGAACGGCATGCCCGCCAAGGCGTCGGGCGCCGACTCATGCGACACATCGTCTCGGTCATGGGCACCACACCGCTGACCCTGCACGCGACGCCGAACGGCCGCCCGCTCTACGAAGAAATCGGGTTCAAGGTCACCGGCCGGGCCGAAATGCTGTGCGGACACTTCACACCGGGTGGGACGGATCCCGGTGTCGCCACCCGTCCGGCCACCGCCGAGGACCTCACCGGCATCCTCCGACTCGACGAGGAGGTGTTCGGCGCCGATCGCACCCACATCATCACCCGGCTGCCCGCCTTTGCCGACCAGTTGCGCGTTGCCGAGGAGGACGGCCGGGTCATCGGGTACGCGGGCGCCTGGCCCAACATGGACACTCAGGTCGTCGGTCCGCTGATCGCCCGCGATACCCGGACTGCGAAGGCCTTGCTCGCCTCTCTCGCCGCCCACTCCGACCGCCCGCTGCGCACCGACATCGATGTGCGACACGAAGAACTGTTGGCATGGGCGAAGGAGCGGGGACTGATGTCCGTGGCCTTCAACGCGGTCATGGCGTACGGCATCGCGGAACTGCCCGGTGACTGGAGCCGGAGGTTCGCCCCACTGACGGTGGCAGCAGGCTGA
- a CDS encoding GNAT family N-acetyltransferase: MGDLEIRAATRVDIPAIVTMLADDPLGAQRESPNDLTPYLTALDRLSSDPHQHLVVAVREGRVVGTLQLTVIPGLSRRGSTRSIIEGVRIHADERGSGLGTLLIEWAIDESRRQDCQLVQLTSDNTRTDAHRFYERLGFTASHVGFKLPL; the protein is encoded by the coding sequence ATGGGAGATCTTGAGATTCGGGCCGCCACGAGAGTGGACATCCCAGCGATCGTCACGATGCTCGCTGACGACCCTCTGGGGGCCCAACGGGAGTCGCCGAATGACCTGACCCCCTACCTGACAGCGCTGGATCGTCTGTCGTCCGACCCGCACCAGCACCTCGTCGTCGCCGTACGCGAGGGCCGCGTCGTCGGCACGCTTCAGCTCACGGTCATCCCCGGACTGTCCCGGCGCGGCTCCACCAGGTCGATCATCGAAGGCGTACGCATCCACGCCGATGAGCGTGGCAGTGGTCTGGGCACACTGCTCATCGAGTGGGCCATCGACGAATCCCGCCGCCAGGACTGCCAGCTGGTCCAACTGACCTCGGACAACACCCGCACGGACGCCCACCGCTTCTACGAACGGCTCGGCTTCACGGCCTCACACGTGGGATTCAAGCTCCCGCTGTGA
- a CDS encoding beta-lactamase family protein, which translates to MTTPQEELLPGTRRVLLHRIAVAQAEGRAPSLVAAVVRDGRAVWHGSRTSVDGHGPDENVQYRIGSITKSFTAVLVLRLRDEGALDLNDRLEKHLPGTGAGEATIADLLAHTGGLAAESPAPWWERTPGSLRPELADVVGEQPFRHPVGRRFHYSNPGYTLLGALVERLRGAPWEEVLRREVLEPLGLRRTSAQPRAPHAGGWAVHPWADAMLPEPAEDLGRMAPAGQLWSTSGDLARFAVFLTKGDDRVLGARSVQEMRTPAAPAEAADVGDGSTYGLGLQIQHRDGRLLVGHSGSLPGFLANLTISVADDVAAVVLANCTSGPLLATVGADLVRIVAEAEPRIPEPWQPLAEVDPSVMELVGQWYWGTHAFGLRLTAGGLVSLEPLSGNGRRSRLRANGDGTWTGLEGYYAGELLRAVRRPDGSVSHLDLGSFVFTRQPYEEGPSVPGGVDPEGWRGIG; encoded by the coding sequence ATGACGACACCTCAGGAAGAGCTGCTGCCCGGCACGCGCCGTGTGTTGCTGCACCGGATTGCCGTGGCTCAAGCCGAAGGGCGAGCTCCCTCACTGGTCGCCGCGGTGGTACGGGACGGGCGAGCCGTGTGGCACGGCTCGCGGACATCGGTGGACGGACACGGCCCCGACGAGAACGTGCAGTACCGGATCGGTTCGATCACGAAATCCTTCACTGCCGTTCTCGTGCTGCGGCTGCGGGACGAGGGCGCGCTTGACCTCAATGATCGGTTGGAGAAGCATCTGCCCGGCACCGGGGCAGGGGAGGCCACCATCGCCGATCTTCTGGCCCATACGGGCGGGTTGGCGGCCGAGTCGCCCGCGCCGTGGTGGGAACGCACACCTGGGTCCCTGCGGCCCGAGCTCGCCGACGTAGTGGGAGAGCAGCCCTTCCGGCATCCGGTCGGGCGCCGCTTCCACTACTCCAATCCGGGTTACACGTTGTTGGGAGCGCTCGTCGAAAGGCTGCGAGGGGCGCCGTGGGAGGAAGTACTGCGGCGCGAAGTGCTCGAACCTCTGGGCCTCCGTCGCACGAGCGCGCAGCCAAGGGCGCCCCATGCCGGCGGCTGGGCGGTGCATCCCTGGGCGGATGCGATGCTCCCGGAGCCGGCCGAGGACCTGGGCCGGATGGCACCGGCTGGTCAACTCTGGTCCACAAGCGGTGATTTGGCGCGCTTCGCTGTCTTCCTCACCAAGGGGGACGACCGGGTGCTCGGTGCGCGGAGCGTCCAGGAGATGCGTACTCCCGCAGCGCCGGCGGAGGCCGCGGATGTCGGGGACGGGTCCACCTACGGGCTCGGCCTGCAGATCCAGCACAGAGACGGCCGACTGCTCGTGGGGCACTCGGGTTCATTGCCGGGCTTTCTGGCCAACCTCACCATCAGCGTGGCGGACGATGTCGCAGCGGTGGTCCTGGCCAACTGCACCTCTGGGCCGCTGCTGGCTACTGTGGGCGCCGATCTCGTGCGGATCGTCGCCGAGGCAGAGCCGCGGATTCCCGAGCCGTGGCAACCCCTGGCCGAAGTGGACCCCTCAGTAATGGAGTTGGTCGGCCAGTGGTACTGGGGGACCCATGCCTTCGGTCTGCGACTGACGGCCGGCGGACTCGTCTCGCTGGAGCCGCTGTCGGGCAACGGCCGCCGTTCGCGGCTCCGGGCCAATGGCGACGGCACCTGGACCGGTCTGGAGGGCTACTACGCCGGAGAGCTCCTGAGGGCCGTACGGCGGCCGGACGGATCCGTGAGCCACCTCGACCTCGGGTCGTTCGTGTTCACGCGTCAGCCGTACGAGGAGGGGCCCTCTGTGCCGGGCGGGGTGGATCCCGAGGGGTGGCGGGGTATCGGCTAG